GGGGCGTTGCGATGGCCGGACATGCGCTGCGGGGAACGTACCGTCTTCAGTTGGGCGGCGGATTTGGCCTCTCCGAGGCGGAGAACCTCGCCGACTACCTCTCCGAACTGGGCGTTAGCCATCTCTACACCTCCCCGCTGCTTCAAGCCGCTCCGGGCAGCGAGCACGGCTACGACGTGGTCGATCACCGAACCGTCAACCGCGAACTCGGCGGCCAAGCCGGTCACCAGCGTCTCGTCAAAGCTCTGGCACGCCGACGCCTCGGGCTCGTGGTCGACATCGTGCCGAACCACATGGGAATCGCCAGCCGCGAAAACCAACTCTGGTGGGACGTCCTGACCCGCGGCCGATCAAGCCCCTACGCACCTTACTTCGACATCCACTGGGACATCCAGTCGCCGGGACTGACCGGAAAAATCCTGCTTCCCATACTCGCCGATCACTATGGCCTGGAACTGGAAAAAGGCGATCTTTGTCTGGCCCGGGCCGGCGACCAAGTCGTCGTCCAATACCACGACCACCAGCTTCCCCTCTCACCGGAAACCCGGGCCGAACTGCACAGCGAGGGCGACGAACTGGACCGCCGGATCGCCGCCGTCAACCGTGACCTCGAACGCCTCGATGCCATCCTGCGCCGCCAGCACTATCGCCTGGCCTGGTGGCGGCTGGGATCGGAGCTCCTGAATTACCGCCGGTTTTTCGCCATCGACACCCTCGTCGCCCTTCACATGGACCGCCAGGACGTCTTCGACTGCGCCCACAAGCTGCCCCTGGAATGGCTCGCCTCCGCCCAGGCCGACGGCCTGCGGGTCGACCATCCCGACGGCCTCCGCGACCCGCAAAGCTATCTCCAACGCCTGCGAAACCGCGCCGGCGATGCCTGGATTGTCGTCGAGAAAATTCTCGCCCCCGACGAGAAATTGCCGGCCGATTGGCCGGTGGCCGGAACTACCGGCTATGACTTCCTCAACCAGGTCTCCGGCCTCTTCGTCGATCTCGCCGCACGCCAGCCGCTGACCGACCTCTACGTCCGCTTCACCGGTGTCAAAACGAACTACGCGGAACTCGCCCGGCAGAACAAACTGCTCCTGCTGACCACCGAGTTCGCCCCCGACGTCGCGCGGGTAGGGGGGCTGCTGGCGGAAGTCTGTGAGGGCCATCGACGCTTTCGCGACTACGGCCCACGAACCCTTCAAGCGGCGGTCGCCGAACTCGCAGCCGATTTCCCCGTCTACCGCAGCTACGCCGACCCACAAACCGGCCAGGTCAGCGATCAGGACCTCGCCAACATCCGCCAGGCCGTTGACCACGCCAAACGCCACCGCGCCGACCTCGACCCGCGGCTCTTCGAATCCCTCGCCGACCTGCTGACCCTCCGCCTGACCGGCCCGGCCGAAGCCGAATTCGTCTACCGCTTCCAGCAGCTCTCCGGGCCCGCCGCCGCCAAGGGCATCGAGGATACCGCCTTCTATCGCTACAACCGCCTCGTCTCCCTCAACGAGGTCGGCGGCGACCCCGACCGCTTCGGCACCCCGCTCGAGACCTTCCACGCCTGGTGCCGCCACATGCACCAACACTGGCCGCGCGGCATGCTGACCACCTCCACCCACGACACCAAACGCAGCGAGGACGTCCGGGCTCGCATCCACGTCCTCACCGAAATGGTCCCAGCCTGGGATGACGCCGTCTCCCGTTGGTCCGCGATGAACCGCCAACACCGCACCGGCGACTGGCCCGACCCTAACCTCGAGTACCTTCTCTACCAGAACCTGGTGGGGGCCTGGCCGATCACCGTCGACCGCATGACCGCCTTCGCCGCCAAGGCGATGCGCGAAGCCAAGGAACACACCGACTGGAAAACCCCAAACCAAGCTTACGAATCAGCCGTCCTGCGCTTCGTCACGGCAGCGATGGAGTCTCGCGATTTCCGCGAAGACCTCGCCGCCTTCGTCGTGCACATGACAGTGCCCGGCTGGATCAACGCCCTCGCCCAGACCCTGATCAAGTACACCGCCCCCGGCGTCCCGGACCTCTACCAGGGAACCGAACTCTGGGATCTGAGCCTCGTCGACCCCGACAACCGACGGCCGGTCGACTACGACTTGCGCCGAAAACTCCTGCGGGAACTGGCCAACCTGAGCATCGACGAAATCTGGACCCGCGCCGACGAAGGCCTCCCCAAACTCCTGGTCATCCAACGCGCGCTCGCCCTCCGCGCCCGACGACCCGAAGCCTTCGACAAAGGTCCATATCACCCGATCCAAGCCCACGGCGCCCGCCGCGAGCACGTCGTGGCCTTCACCCGCGGAGACGAAATCGCCGCCCTCGTGCCACGCCTGACCCTCCGCCTCGCGGGCCGATGGGACGACACATCAATCGAGCTTCCGACGGGCCGCTGGATCGACCAGTTCACGAACCACGAACACCGGGGCGGACGACGCCGAGTGGAAGACCTGCTGGCCCGCTTCCCCGTCGCCCTGCTCTCTCGCGAAGGGGGAAACTGACGATGGAATTCCGCCTCTGGGCGCCGAACGCCGAACATGTGCGGGTGGTCATCGACGGACACGAACACGCCATGACCGCCGAACAACACGGCTGGTGGCGTGCGGATGTCCCAGCCCAGGCGGGCTCCGCCTACCAATTCCGCCTCGACGACGGCGAACCGCTGCCCGACCCGCGCTCGCCGCACCAACCGGACGGCGTGACCGGCCCGTCGCAACTGATCGACCACGCCGCGTTCCCCTGGACCGACAGCCGCTGGCAAGCTCCGCCCCTCGCCGGTGGCGTCATCTACGAACTCCACGTCGGCGCCTTCACCCCCGCCGGCACCTTCGACGCAGCCGTCGAACGCCTCGACCACCTGACCGACCTCGGCGTCACCCACGTCGAACTGATGCCGCTCGCCCAGTTCTCCGGCCGCCGAAACTGGGGATACGACGGCGTCTACCCCTACGCCCCACACAACGCCTACGGCGGCCCGCTCGCCCTCAAACGCCTCGTCGACGCCTGCCACGCCCGCGGACTGGCCGTCCTCCTCGACGTCGTCTACAACCACCTCGGCCCCGAAGGCAACCGCCTCAGCCGCTTCGGTCCCTACTTCACCGACCGCCACAAAACCGTCTGGGGCGACACCGCCAACCTCGAAAACCCCGGCTCCGACCACGTCCGCCGCTTCTTCATCGACAACGCCCTGATGTGGATCCGCGACTACCATCTCGACGGCCTCCGCGTCGACGCCGTCCACGCCTTCGCCGACAACTCCGCCAGACCCTTCCTCGAACAGCTCGCCGACCAGGTCCACGCCCTCGCCGGTCCGCTCAACCGCCACGTCCTGATCATCGCCGAGAGCGACCTGAACGATCCCAGGGTCGTCCAATGCCCGGACACCGGAGGCTGCGGCTTCGACGCCCAATGGGCCGACGACCTCCACCACGCCCTCCACGCCCTCGTCACCGGAGAACGTACCGGCTACTACGCCGACTTCGGCCGCCTCGCCGACCTCGCCAAAGCCCTCCAAAACCCCTTCGTCTACGACGGCCGCTACTCAGCCCACCGCGGCCGAACCCACGGCCGGCCCCCCGGATCCCTCAGCGGCCACCGCTTCGTCGTCTGCCTGCAAAACCACGACCAGATCGGCAACCGCGACCAGGGCCGACGCATCAGCCATCTCGCCGACCTCGGCCGCGTCAAAGCCGCCGCCGCACTCATCCTCACCTCGCCCTACGTGCCGCTGATCTTCCAGGGCGAGGAGTGGGCCGCGACCACCCCCTTTGCCTACTTCTGCGACTTCCAGGACCCCGACCTTGCCAGAGACGTCCGCCACGGCCGAAAGGACGAATTCGCCTCCTTCGGCTGGTCGCCCGACGCCGTCCCGGACCCACAAGCCGACCAGACCTTCCAAAACTCCAAACTCCACTGGGACGAACCCGCCCGCGAACCGCACGCCTCCATGCTCCAATGGTACCGCCAACTGATCCGCCTCCGACGCGCCACGCCATCCCTGTCCGACGGTCGCCGAGACAACGTCCGCGCCCGCTTCGACGAGGACCAACGCTGGCTGATCATGCAGCGAGGCCCCATCGCCGTCGCCTGCAACTTCGACCAGACGACGCAGCAACTCAGCCTCGATGGCCACAGCCAACCGCTCCTGCAGTCCGACCCCGCCATCCGCATCGACGACGGCCTGGTGCGACTGCCGCCCGCATCCGTAGCCGTCCTGCGCCGCTCTTGACTTCTTCACGCATGTCGCCAAGACTATCCGCCATCGCCCCGTGCGACACGCAAAGGAAGAACATGAAAATCACCTCCGACTGGCACATCCACACCCGAAACTCCTGCGACGACGCCTGCCTCGCCGTCTCAACCCTCCTGGCCAGAACCGCCCAGCTCGGCATCACAGACTTCGGCATCACCGATCACCTCCACACCCCGTTCAACTGGCCCGACATCGAAGCCTCGCGCCGCGAATTCCTGGCCAACCCGCAATCCCCGCGCTTCCACTTCGGCATCGAAGTCTCCTGCGTCTCACAATGGGAAATCGACCAGGTCGCCGCCGGCCGCCACGACCAGCCGACCTACGGCATCCGCCAGGGCGGACCGCCCGAAGCGCCTCTCGCCATCGCCCTCACCCCCGACCGGATCGCCGCCGCCGGAATCGAGTACGTCATCGGCGGAACCCACTGGCCCATGTACGTCCCCTACGAACGAGACGCCGTCATCCGCGACTTCCACCGCCAGAACATGTTCCTCGCCACCCACCCCCTGGTCACCATCGTCGCCCATCCCTGGTGGTGGCACAACCACTGGCAGGACCCCGACGGCCTCTACCGCACCGAACCCTGGCTCGACGACTTCGGCAAAATCCCGCAATCCATCCACGACGAGTTCATCGCCGCCGTCCTCCAGCACGGCAAGGTCGTCGAAATCAACGTCGAAGGCATGCTCCTCAACCGCACCTACGAGGACCGCTTCAAATGCCGATACCTCGACTACCTCGCCCAGCTCAACGACCGTCAAGTGCCCCTGAGCCTCGGTTCCGATTGCCACGACGCCGCCTACGCCATCGACTTCCACTCCGTCTCCGCCATGCTCGACTCAATCGGCGTCGCCGACCAGGACCTCTGGACGCTCCCGCCCCGTCCCTGATCCCCGATGCTCCATGCCCAGCCTCCGGTTCCCCCGGAAAAACCGCGACTTTTCTCCCGTCCCACGGTATCATCTGTCATGACAGTTGGCCCAAAACGTCCCCGCCCAAACCGTGGCGGTACCATTGATTTCGAGGATCTCAAATGGCTGCGACAGGCAATCTATCCAAAACCGATCGGGCAATGCTCGCCGAACTCAAAACCTTCCTGCCCCCGCAGGTCTACGACGTCCACGCCCACCTCTGCCACGCCCTGGCCCCCGACACCCATCAGCACCTCGCTGACCGCCTCAGCGGCGAACTCACAGCCAAACTCTGGCACGCCGAAGTCTCCCGCCAACTCGGCAACGCCCAACTGGTAGGGGGGCTCCTCTCCGTCCTGCCTGGTCCCGACGGCGACGTCGAAGCGGCCAACGACTTCCTCCTCCAGCAACTCACGCGATTCCACGACTGCCGCGCCCTCGTCCTCATCTCGCGACACTCCGACCGCGCCCGCGTCGCCGAACTCCTCGAAACGCCCGGCGTCGCCGGCTTCAAACCCTGCCTCAACCCGCTCGACGCCGACGCTCGGCCCGCCCGCACCATCGCCGACCTTCTGCCCGACTGGGCCTGGAAAATCGCCGACGAGCAGGCCCTCGTCATCCTCCTGCACCTCTTCAAACGATTTGCCCCCATCACGCCCGCCGCCCGACAGGCCATCCGAAACCGCTGCCTCAAGCACACCGGCGCACGCCTCATCCTGCCCCACGGCGCCATCGGCTTCCACGACCCCTACGCCCTCGACGACCTCGCCGACTTCCGCAGCCTGCCCAACCTCTACGTCGAAACCTCCACCGTCTGTGACGCCGCCGTCCTCGTCTCCCTCCTCAACGCCTTCGGACCGAGACGTATCCTCTGGGCCAGCGGCTTTCCCGCCGCCGCCATCCGCGGAACCTCCGTCGCCGTCGGAAACGCCGCCATCTGCCTCGACGCCAAAGCCCTCGGAGCCGATCCGGCCGAACCCGACCAGCAGCCGCCACTCCTCGGCCTTGAAGCCCTCCGCGCCCTACGCAAAGCCGCCGACCTCTTCGGACTCACCCAAGCCGACCTGACCGATATCTTCTCCGACAACGCACTGCGCCTCCTCGGCCTCAAGACCGAACCAGCCGGCCAGACCCAATCCCTCTACCGATACGCCAAAACCCGCATCCCCTCCGGCACCCAGCTCCTCTCCAAGCGTCCCGAAATGTTCGCGCCCAACCAGTGGCCCGCCTACTTCCGCGAGGCCCGCGGTTGTGAAACCTGGGACCTCGACGGCCGACATTACTACGATCTGACCACCAGCGGCATCGGCGCCTGCCTTCTCGGATTCCGCGATCCCGACGTCACCCGCGCCGTCCAACGACGCATCAGCCTCGGTTCCATGTGTACCCTCAATCCGCCCGAAGAGGTCGAACTCGCCGACCGCCTCTGCCAGATCCACCCGTGGGCACAGCAAGCCCGATTCGCCCGCAGCGGCGGCGAAACCGCCGTCGTCGCCGTCCGGATCGCCCGCGCCACCACCAGACGCTCCCTCGTCGCCATCTGTGGCTACCACGGCTGGCACGACTGGTATCTCGCCGCCAACCTCGGCGAAAGCGACAGCCTCGACGGTCACCTCCTGCCCGGCCTCGACCCCCTCGGCGTCCCGCGCGAACTCCGCAACACCACCCTCACCTTCCGCTTCAACAACCGCGACGAATTCCAGAAGGTCATCGACCGGCACGGCGACCAACTCGCCGCCGTCGTCATGGAGCCCATGCGATACCACATGCCCGAACCCGGGTTCATGGAGTTCGTCAAAACCAGAACCAACGCCGCCGGCGCGCTCCTGATCTTCGATGAGATCACCATCGGCTGGCGATTCACCTTCGGCGGCTCGCACCTGAAGCTCGGCGTCAACCCCGACATCGCCATCTTCGCCAAGGCCCTCGGCAACGGCCATCCCATCGGTGCCATCATCGGAACCCGCGCCGCCATGGAAGGCGCCAACGCCTCCTTCATCAGCAGCACCTACTGGACCGAAAGCGTCGGACCCGTCGCCGCCCTCGCCACCATCCAGAAACTCCAGCAACTCGACGCGCCCACCCACGTCGCCCGAATCGGCGAGATGATCGCCGACCTCTGGCGACAGCACGCCAAGACTCATAGCCTGCCCGTCACCGTCGCCGACGGATTCCCCTGTCTCGCCCACTTCCAGTTCGACCACCCGCTCGCACAGGAACTCCGAACCCTCTACACCCAGCTCATGCTCGAAAAAGGATTCCTCGCCAACCTCGGCGTCTACCCCACCATGGCCCACAACGACGAAATCGTCGCCCGCTTCGGCTGCGCCATAGACGAAGTCTTCGGCGAAATCGCAGCCGCCCTCGACGCCGGCGACGTCAAAGAACGCCTCAATGGCCCAACCGCCCACTCCGGCTTCCGCCGACTCAACTGAGGCCCAGCATCGCTCATCGGCCTGGAACTTGGCACGACATCCGGCGACTGCGGATTGTTTGCCTGACACCCGCAATTCCTAACCCGATCGCACCGACTTTCCACCAACAGATAGGTTGTCCTCTTCCTCTCTGGCTCATAAGTACGGCCATTAAAAAGCGGGTAATACAATATAAGTATTCGCCGACGCCTACAATTGCCAACAGATCAGAGGTTTTTCCCTTTGCAAAAGTATACAATGACATTAAAATATATAGCAAAGTGGATAACTCCCAATCAAGGAACGGACTGTGACTACTGAACTTCCCAAAGTCGGCAAGACGGTTGGCATCCGCCACATGGTCCTCAGGCAGTTGCGTTCCGGTGACTATGCCCGCGGCGGCCGCCTCCCCTCGGAGCGGGCGCTGGCCGACAGGCTCGGCGTCAGCTACATGACCGTTCGCAAAGCAATCACCCAACTCGTCGACGAGGGGTATCTTGTGCGGCGGGTTGGGCAGGGAACGTTCGTCCGCCGCGATCTCTCCGAAGAACGCATGCAGAAGCAGGCGGCTCTCCTGGCGCCCGCGTGGCTCGACACCGCCCTGATCGGATTCGCCATGCACATGTTCGAACTCGCCGAGGCCCGTGGCTGGCAGCCGCGGCTTTACCACTACCGTTCCTGGAACGAGCGGCTGGTCCATGAAGTCATCGACCACTGCGATGCCCTCATGGTCGTGCCTTCCGGGCAGCGCCTCAACGACGAGGTCGCCAGTGTCTTTCGAGCCGGCCGCAAACCCGTCGTCTTCATCGGCGAGTCCATGCTCCCCCTCGGATTCGACTCCGTGGTCGGACGCCCGGACCGCGAGGTGGACGCCGCGGTTGACCATCTTGTGCAACTCGGCCACCGGCGGATCGCCCTGGCTTGGCAGACCGACTCCGCGGGCGACTACGTTCCCGCAGCCACCGGATTGGCCATCGATCGGTGGAAGAAACGTGTCCAACCGCTGATCGCCCCCGATCCGATCGATGATCTGGCCATGTTCGCGGACGTCCCGCGATTCCAGTGGCCGCAACAGGCCATCTATGACCGAATCGTTAGCCGGTACCGGCAGGGCGAGACCTTTTCCGCCATCATCTGCCCGCTCTGCTGGTTCTGGGCCGCTCAAGCCGCGGTCTGCGATCTGGGATTGGCCGTCCCCGATGACGTCTCCATCGTGGCCATCGGCGACTGGCACGAAGGACGATTCTTCCGACCCAAGCCCACCGTGGTCTTCGTCTCCGAGCAGGAGCATATCCGCGCCGCATGGGAACTCATCGACGCGCGAACGAGCGAGCCCAACCGACCAGCCGTACAGGCCGTCGTTGAGCCAGGGCTGATCCCAGGCCGCACCACCGCCCCAGCCCCCGAAACCAGGGCATAGGAGTAAACCGATGTCACCTCCCAACTTCCATCCGGCGACGCGGCGAACCCCCAACGCGTCCTTCACCCTGATCGAACTCCTCGTCGTCGTCGCCATCATCGCCGTCCTGGTGGCCCTGCTGCTCCCGGCCCTCTCAGCCGCCCGCGACCAGGGCCGGACCCTTCAATGCCAAACTCTCCTTCGCAACATCGGTGCCGCCATGGTCGCCTACGCCAACGATCACCGCGACGAACTCATGCCGTGGGTCCAGGGCTCAGCCGTGGACGGCCGCGGCTGGAACCCCGGCGTCTGGTCCGGCGTGCTCGTCGGCGGATGGAACCGCGTCATCGACGGGACAACCACGATTGGCTTTTCCGGACCCAACTACATCGGCCTCACGCCCTATCAAACCAATCCCTATCGCTGCCCAAAGGACATGCCCATCCTCGTCGGCGATGACGTCGACCTGACCAGCAGCTTCGTCTACAACGACCAGGCGCCCTGGACCTACTCGCGCCAGCCCACCCGCAACATCACACGCTTCGACCGGCCGTCGGCCTTCGTCCTCATACCCGAGTGGTGGGGGGCCGACTGGAGCGCCGGCCTTGGATACACCATATTGCGCTACTGGGACGCCGACGGATGGAACTGGTACACCGGAAAAACCCTCGGGTCGCACCACGGACGCGGGGCCAATGTACTCTTCGGCGATTTCCACGTCGGCCTCCTCGACAGTGACCGCTCCAACGATCCCGCCGTCGCCGACTGGGGCTGGTAATCAGTTCGCAACGCATCTTCTCAACCGATCGGAGAATTGCCGATGCTCAACGTACTGCTGGCGTTCGTGGCCGCCGCGGTGGCTGTCTCGCCCGCCCAGACCTGGACCTTCCCACAGGGATTCGATCCGCAAAACCCAAACGTATGGCGCGCCTGTCGCAGCCTCGACGCCAATCCGCACAACCGCGTCCCGCTGGACTGGGATCAGCAGCGCAACGCCTTCTCGCAAGACGGCGACCTGCCCAGAATCGCCCTCGACGCAACGATGATCGGCCGAAACCGCATTCCCAACCAGCAGACCGCCGAACTGGCGGTCCTCGAGTGGACCGCCCCGACCAC
The sequence above is drawn from the Phycisphaerae bacterium genome and encodes:
- the treY gene encoding malto-oligosyltrehalose synthase, whose product is MAGHALRGTYRLQLGGGFGLSEAENLADYLSELGVSHLYTSPLLQAAPGSEHGYDVVDHRTVNRELGGQAGHQRLVKALARRRLGLVVDIVPNHMGIASRENQLWWDVLTRGRSSPYAPYFDIHWDIQSPGLTGKILLPILADHYGLELEKGDLCLARAGDQVVVQYHDHQLPLSPETRAELHSEGDELDRRIAAVNRDLERLDAILRRQHYRLAWWRLGSELLNYRRFFAIDTLVALHMDRQDVFDCAHKLPLEWLASAQADGLRVDHPDGLRDPQSYLQRLRNRAGDAWIVVEKILAPDEKLPADWPVAGTTGYDFLNQVSGLFVDLAARQPLTDLYVRFTGVKTNYAELARQNKLLLLTTEFAPDVARVGGLLAEVCEGHRRFRDYGPRTLQAAVAELAADFPVYRSYADPQTGQVSDQDLANIRQAVDHAKRHRADLDPRLFESLADLLTLRLTGPAEAEFVYRFQQLSGPAAAKGIEDTAFYRYNRLVSLNEVGGDPDRFGTPLETFHAWCRHMHQHWPRGMLTTSTHDTKRSEDVRARIHVLTEMVPAWDDAVSRWSAMNRQHRTGDWPDPNLEYLLYQNLVGAWPITVDRMTAFAAKAMREAKEHTDWKTPNQAYESAVLRFVTAAMESRDFREDLAAFVVHMTVPGWINALAQTLIKYTAPGVPDLYQGTELWDLSLVDPDNRRPVDYDLRRKLLRELANLSIDEIWTRADEGLPKLLVIQRALALRARRPEAFDKGPYHPIQAHGARREHVVAFTRGDEIAALVPRLTLRLAGRWDDTSIELPTGRWIDQFTNHEHRGGRRRVEDLLARFPVALLSREGGN
- the treZ gene encoding malto-oligosyltrehalose trehalohydrolase produces the protein MEFRLWAPNAEHVRVVIDGHEHAMTAEQHGWWRADVPAQAGSAYQFRLDDGEPLPDPRSPHQPDGVTGPSQLIDHAAFPWTDSRWQAPPLAGGVIYELHVGAFTPAGTFDAAVERLDHLTDLGVTHVELMPLAQFSGRRNWGYDGVYPYAPHNAYGGPLALKRLVDACHARGLAVLLDVVYNHLGPEGNRLSRFGPYFTDRHKTVWGDTANLENPGSDHVRRFFIDNALMWIRDYHLDGLRVDAVHAFADNSARPFLEQLADQVHALAGPLNRHVLIIAESDLNDPRVVQCPDTGGCGFDAQWADDLHHALHALVTGERTGYYADFGRLADLAKALQNPFVYDGRYSAHRGRTHGRPPGSLSGHRFVVCLQNHDQIGNRDQGRRISHLADLGRVKAAAALILTSPYVPLIFQGEEWAATTPFAYFCDFQDPDLARDVRHGRKDEFASFGWSPDAVPDPQADQTFQNSKLHWDEPAREPHASMLQWYRQLIRLRRATPSLSDGRRDNVRARFDEDQRWLIMQRGPIAVACNFDQTTQQLSLDGHSQPLLQSDPAIRIDDGLVRLPPASVAVLRRS
- a CDS encoding aminotransferase class III-fold pyridoxal phosphate-dependent enzyme, which produces MAATGNLSKTDRAMLAELKTFLPPQVYDVHAHLCHALAPDTHQHLADRLSGELTAKLWHAEVSRQLGNAQLVGGLLSVLPGPDGDVEAANDFLLQQLTRFHDCRALVLISRHSDRARVAELLETPGVAGFKPCLNPLDADARPARTIADLLPDWAWKIADEQALVILLHLFKRFAPITPAARQAIRNRCLKHTGARLILPHGAIGFHDPYALDDLADFRSLPNLYVETSTVCDAAVLVSLLNAFGPRRILWASGFPAAAIRGTSVAVGNAAICLDAKALGADPAEPDQQPPLLGLEALRALRKAADLFGLTQADLTDIFSDNALRLLGLKTEPAGQTQSLYRYAKTRIPSGTQLLSKRPEMFAPNQWPAYFREARGCETWDLDGRHYYDLTTSGIGACLLGFRDPDVTRAVQRRISLGSMCTLNPPEEVELADRLCQIHPWAQQARFARSGGETAVVAVRIARATTRRSLVAICGYHGWHDWYLAANLGESDSLDGHLLPGLDPLGVPRELRNTTLTFRFNNRDEFQKVIDRHGDQLAAVVMEPMRYHMPEPGFMEFVKTRTNAAGALLIFDEITIGWRFTFGGSHLKLGVNPDIAIFAKALGNGHPIGAIIGTRAAMEGANASFISSTYWTESVGPVAALATIQKLQQLDAPTHVARIGEMIADLWRQHAKTHSLPVTVADGFPCLAHFQFDHPLAQELRTLYTQLMLEKGFLANLGVYPTMAHNDEIVARFGCAIDEVFGEIAAALDAGDVKERLNGPTAHSGFRRLN
- a CDS encoding GntR family transcriptional regulator; protein product: MTTELPKVGKTVGIRHMVLRQLRSGDYARGGRLPSERALADRLGVSYMTVRKAITQLVDEGYLVRRVGQGTFVRRDLSEERMQKQAALLAPAWLDTALIGFAMHMFELAEARGWQPRLYHYRSWNERLVHEVIDHCDALMVVPSGQRLNDEVASVFRAGRKPVVFIGESMLPLGFDSVVGRPDREVDAAVDHLVQLGHRRIALAWQTDSAGDYVPAATGLAIDRWKKRVQPLIAPDPIDDLAMFADVPRFQWPQQAIYDRIVSRYRQGETFSAIICPLCWFWAAQAAVCDLGLAVPDDVSIVAIGDWHEGRFFRPKPTVVFVSEQEHIRAAWELIDARTSEPNRPAVQAVVEPGLIPGRTTAPAPETRA